In one window of Candidatus Neomarinimicrobiota bacterium DNA:
- a CDS encoding ParA family protein produces the protein QVAEEVRAYFGEKVYNTAIMRNVRLSESPSYGKPIILYDASSVGSQNYMALVSEVLARNG, from the coding sequence ACAGGTGGCGGAAGAAGTGCGGGCCTATTTTGGCGAGAAAGTGTATAACACCGCGATCATGCGCAACGTGCGCCTGAGCGAATCGCCCAGTTACGGCAAGCCGATCATCCTGTATGATGCTTCCTCGGTGGGTTCCCAGAACTACATGGCACTGGTAAGCGAGGTGCTGGCGCGCAATGGCTAA